The DNA segment CGGGCTACATAGAGTTACGTTATGGTATAATGACTTCATAATAATCGGGCCGGAAAACGACCCTGCTAATATAACAGGCTTAACAAATGTAACTGAAGCGTTCATAAGAATATACTCAGCAGGGGAGATGGGGAGGTGTAATTTCTATTCTAGGGGTGACAGCTCAGGAACAGAGGAACGGGAAAAACAGATCTGGCTCAATACAGGCTTACTAACCCCTGATCCTAACGTGAATAAATGGTATAAGAGAACAGGGCAGGGTATGAGTGAAACATTAATTATAACAAACGAAGACCCTGCAGGTTACACGATAACAGATAGGGGGAGCTATGTTAATCTCATAAACCGGATATCACTTAAAATACTTGTCGAAAACAGTACGCTGCTGCTTAACCCCTATAGCGCCATACTCGTGAACCCTGAAATAAACCAGAGAGTTAACATTCAGTTAGCTGTAAAGTTTATAGCATATTTATGCTGGAGCGAAACCCAAAAAATGGTCGACGAATACAAGAAGAATAAAATTCAACTATTTCATTCATGCTACGGCAAAAGCAATTCTACAGACCTAGGATTTGACACAGATGAACAGGTTGCTGAGAGCCTCGCTTACTGGGATCCTATAATAAAAGCATACTATAGTTGAAGAGAGGTGTTTTAATGAGCAATCCGATAATAGACGGAATTATAAACGCATTAATATTAATCTTCACAGGTGACCCTGAGACATGGCAGGTTATCTTTCTCTCTCTCAGAGTATCAGGTTTAGCTGTAGCCTTCGCCACAATGCTAGGCGTTCCAATCGGGGTGATAGTGGGGTTAAGAAACTTTTTTGGAAAAAACCTTGTTATCAGCTTAATCAACACCTTAATGGGGTTACCACCAGTCGTCGTCGGGTTGATCATATTCCTATTAATTTCACGCTCAGGACCCTTAGGTGCACTAGGACTATTATACACCCCCACAGCGATAATGATCGGGCAGATAATCATAGCCACCCCCATAATAGCAGGGGTAACACTGGCAGGTGTAAGTGCGATAGATATCTCGGTGATTGAAACAGCTAAATCTCTTGGAGCTACAGGCACCCAAACATGGGGGCTGGTGGTAAGAGAGGCGAGAGTCAACATTCTCAGTGGGGTGGCTGTTGGGTTCGGACAATCTATATCAGAGGTTGGGGCTAGCATGATTTTAGGCGGTAATATAGAAGGTTTCACACGGGTGATGACTACGGATATAGTTTTACAGACAAGCCAAGGAAACTACGG comes from the Candidatus Odinarchaeum yellowstonii genome and includes:
- a CDS encoding ABC transporter permease, with translation MSNPIIDGIINALILIFTGDPETWQVIFLSLRVSGLAVAFATMLGVPIGVIVGLRNFFGKNLVISLINTLMGLPPVVVGLIIFLLISRSGPLGALGLLYTPTAIMIGQIIIATPIIAGVTLAGVSAIDISVIETAKSLGATGTQTWGLVVREARVNILSGVAVGFGQSISEVGASMILGGNIEGFTRVMTTDIVLQTSQGNYGQAIALGLILIIIAFIINSLVLTRLQLKSKKLAGRKIMSTSIPPY
- a CDS encoding substrate-binding domain-containing protein, which codes for MAGKKPLLVALIIITVSAAAGLTALDYIQIQQRLIVATTTSLYETGLLTYLIPSFEVRWNVKVHLIAVGTGQAIALGRDGDCDLVLVHARNLEDEFIQQGYGLHRVTLWYNDFIIIGPENDPANITGLTNVTEAFIRIYSAGEMGRCNFYSRGDSSGTEEREKQIWLNTGLLTPDPNVNKWYKRTGQGMSETLIITNEDPAGYTITDRGSYVNLINRISLKILVENSTLLLNPYSAILVNPEINQRVNIQLAVKFIAYLCWSETQKMVDEYKKNKIQLFHSCYGKSNSTDLGFDTDEQVAESLAYWDPIIKAYYS